The following coding sequences lie in one Sulfuricurvum sp. genomic window:
- a CDS encoding cupin domain-containing protein, translated as MFLHKHIDSIESAAQKAGRGVAMKMLLSPDESPNFAMRNFTIEAGGHMPLHTNTVEHEQYVLSGRAKVIIGDKTIEAGAGDVLLIPAGVPHSYETLGDETYSFLCLVPKGTDVIEVLAC; from the coding sequence ATGTTCTTGCACAAACACATCGATAGCATCGAATCCGCCGCGCAAAAAGCCGGACGCGGAGTCGCCATGAAAATGCTTCTCTCACCGGATGAATCGCCCAACTTTGCAATGCGTAATTTTACGATCGAAGCGGGGGGTCATATGCCGCTGCATACCAATACGGTCGAACATGAGCAGTATGTCCTCAGCGGTCGTGCGAAAGTCATTATCGGAGATAAAACGATTGAAGCAGGTGCGGGAGACGTGTTGCTGATCCCTGCGGGCGTACCCCATAGCTATGAAACGCTCGGAGACGAAACGTACAGCTTTTTGTGCCTTGTCCCGAAGGGAACGGATGTTATTGAAGTACTGGCCTGTTAA
- a CDS encoding TIGR01458 family HAD-type hydrolase, protein MVPFPIKAVLCDIGGVLYEGETPIAGAIEAIARIKQHYPIRFLTNTTQKTGAQVVGTLQQMGFDISSNEVMTALDVTRLLLEQEGCGACYLLTDSASAFFDGLPTEPCRYVVVGDAQENFTYEHLNRAFRVLKNGGELLAAAKNRYFKDSDGELSMDAGGFVAALEYASGKESRIVGKPSRDFYRLACAAMGVEPHETLMIGDDIESDVLGAQEAGLRAVLVQTGKFSPEDMNRGITPDGVFDSIATINL, encoded by the coding sequence ATGGTACCTTTTCCGATTAAAGCCGTATTGTGTGATATCGGCGGTGTCCTTTATGAGGGGGAGACCCCGATAGCCGGAGCCATCGAAGCGATAGCCCGGATCAAACAACACTATCCCATCCGGTTTTTGACCAATACTACCCAAAAAACAGGTGCACAGGTAGTGGGAACGCTCCAACAAATGGGATTTGATATATCCTCTAATGAGGTGATGACGGCGCTGGACGTCACCCGGCTGCTGCTTGAGCAGGAGGGGTGCGGTGCGTGTTATCTTCTCACCGACAGTGCAAGCGCATTTTTTGACGGCTTGCCGACGGAGCCTTGCCGTTATGTCGTGGTCGGAGATGCACAGGAAAACTTTACTTATGAGCATCTCAACCGTGCGTTCAGAGTCCTGAAAAACGGAGGGGAACTTCTCGCCGCCGCTAAAAACCGCTATTTCAAAGACAGTGACGGGGAACTCAGTATGGATGCAGGGGGATTTGTGGCGGCACTCGAATATGCCAGCGGCAAAGAATCTCGTATCGTCGGAAAGCCGAGCCGTGATTTTTATCGTCTCGCATGTGCGGCAATGGGGGTAGAACCTCATGAAACACTGATGATCGGAGATGATATCGAAAGCGATGTTTTAGGGGCACAGGAAGCGGGGTTGAGGGCGGTTTTGGTTCAAACGGGAAAATTCAGCCCTGAAGATATGAACCGGGGAATTACCCCGGATGGGGTATTTGATTCGATCGCTACGATCAATCTTTGA
- a CDS encoding phosphatase PAP2 family protein, which translates to MNRALISNYAFLLFASAFLSYWYVDQALALYIHTLGINVSNTFFHAVTQFGDSKYPLIGTFLFYLIYRRSDKHFARKNLYIFSAVAISGLIVDVVKVIAGRMRPELFFENQQYGFSGFKFESAFYSFPSGHSATAFSFFVALALLNPKYKPLFIVLALLIVLSRIVLLQHYLSDVAIGSAIGALSSYWIYHRYYLRAKSVRRFSLVSYKRSLSKSFA; encoded by the coding sequence ATGAACAGAGCTCTGATATCAAATTATGCGTTTTTGCTTTTCGCATCGGCTTTTTTATCGTATTGGTATGTGGATCAGGCACTTGCCCTCTATATCCATACGTTGGGGATCAATGTCTCCAACACTTTTTTTCATGCCGTTACCCAGTTCGGGGATTCCAAATATCCCCTTATCGGAACGTTTTTGTTTTATCTCATCTATCGCAGAAGCGATAAACACTTCGCCCGTAAGAATCTCTACATCTTCAGTGCGGTAGCCATCAGCGGGTTGATCGTCGATGTCGTCAAAGTGATTGCAGGGCGGATGCGTCCGGAACTGTTTTTCGAAAATCAGCAATACGGGTTTAGCGGTTTTAAATTTGAAAGTGCTTTTTACTCGTTTCCTTCAGGCCACAGCGCCACGGCATTCTCTTTTTTTGTTGCACTCGCTCTTCTAAACCCGAAATACAAACCGCTCTTTATCGTTTTGGCATTGCTGATCGTCCTTAGCCGTATCGTCCTGTTGCAGCATTATCTCAGTGATGTCGCGATCGGCAGTGCGATCGGAGCGCTTAGTTCGTACTGGATCTATCATCGCTATTATCTCCGCGCAAAGAGCGTTCGAAGATTTTCTCTGGTTTCGTATAAACGGTCATTGAGCAAAAGTTTCGCATAG
- a CDS encoding HAD family phosphatase, which translates to MKTQILFDNDGVLVDTEHWYFTASAEILNTMGFHLSEERYREIMINGQSAFLIAEEAGIPISETDQWRARRNELYQHYLRTEEIAIPGVKEVLAELSERFRMGIVTSALRCDFELIHASRGLTDYMDFVLCSGEYPRAKPYPDPYLMGLERLGGEKSETIIVEDSERGLRSAVGAGIECVIVHNRFTESHDFSKATHRIQTLEELLTLLT; encoded by the coding sequence ATGAAAACACAGATCCTTTTTGACAACGACGGCGTCCTCGTCGATACCGAACATTGGTATTTCACCGCCAGTGCCGAGATTTTAAACACGATGGGATTCCATCTGAGCGAAGAACGCTACCGTGAAATCATGATAAACGGTCAAAGCGCCTTTCTTATCGCCGAAGAAGCAGGTATACCGATCAGTGAAACCGATCAATGGCGCGCACGCCGAAACGAGCTCTATCAGCACTATCTACGTACCGAAGAGATCGCTATCCCCGGTGTCAAAGAGGTACTCGCAGAACTCTCGGAGCGTTTCCGCATGGGAATCGTCACCTCGGCACTGAGATGCGATTTCGAACTCATCCATGCCTCACGGGGACTTACCGACTACATGGACTTCGTCCTCTGCAGCGGAGAATACCCCCGTGCCAAACCCTACCCTGATCCGTACTTGATGGGGCTGGAGCGTTTGGGAGGAGAAAAAAGCGAGACGATCATCGTCGAGGATTCGGAACGGGGGCTCCGTTCTGCGGTGGGTGCGGGGATCGAGTGCGTCATCGTGCACAACCGCTTTACCGAAAGCCACGACTTTAGCAAAGCGACCCATCGGATCCAAACGCTCGAAGAATTATTAACACTACTCACATAA
- a CDS encoding YwbE family protein: MDGKERKNIMSGKRVSIVLKEDQSTGRLTEGIVRDILTKSPNHPHGIKVRLMSGEVGRVKEVF; this comes from the coding sequence ATGGACGGCAAGGAACGCAAAAACATCATGTCAGGCAAACGGGTAAGCATCGTCCTCAAAGAGGATCAATCGACAGGAAGATTAACCGAGGGGATCGTCCGTGATATCCTCACCAAATCACCGAATCATCCGCACGGGATAAAAGTACGGCTCATGAGCGGAGAAGTGGGACGGGTCAAAGAGGTGTTTTAA
- a CDS encoding aldehyde dehydrogenase family protein, which translates to MAYAKPTYKAQYENFIGGEWVAPQSGEYFENISPVDGEVLTKIPRSNEADVELAIQAANKAFQSYKHTSVVERSIMLNKVADAIEANLEALAIAETLDNGKTIRETLYADVPLVVDHFRYFASVIRAESGTVADIDENTISQEIFEPYGVVAQIIPWNFPLLMAAWKLAPALAAGNCIVMKPASATPMSILLLMEAIQDVLPKGVVNIINGAGGKIGKYISTHPDVKKVGFTGETTTGQLIMQYATENIIPTTLELGGKSPNIFFESIMDADDEFFDKAIEGLILFAFNSGEVCTCPSRALIQESIYEPFMKRVLERMKAIKLGNPLDVTNMMGAQCSLNQKEKILEYINIGKEEGAECLIGGNVYESETYPNGFYIQPTVFKGHNKMRIFQEEIFGPVLAVTTFKDEEEALAIANDTIYGLGSGVWSRDAHQLHKISRGIEAGRVWVNCYHMYPSHASFGGYKKSGLGRETHMMMLNSYRHTKNILTSYNKSAMGFF; encoded by the coding sequence GTGGCATATGCAAAACCGACTTACAAAGCTCAGTATGAGAATTTCATTGGTGGAGAGTGGGTCGCTCCACAAAGCGGCGAATATTTTGAGAATATCTCTCCTGTCGACGGTGAAGTTTTAACCAAAATCCCAAGATCAAATGAAGCCGATGTCGAACTGGCAATCCAAGCTGCAAACAAAGCATTCCAATCATATAAACATACTTCCGTCGTTGAACGAAGCATTATGCTCAACAAAGTCGCCGATGCGATTGAAGCCAATTTGGAAGCCCTCGCGATTGCAGAGACGCTGGATAACGGTAAAACGATCCGTGAAACACTCTATGCCGACGTTCCGTTAGTCGTCGATCACTTCCGATATTTTGCTTCCGTTATCCGGGCCGAGTCCGGTACCGTTGCGGATATCGATGAAAATACCATCTCCCAAGAGATTTTTGAGCCCTACGGCGTTGTCGCCCAAATCATTCCGTGGAATTTCCCGTTATTGATGGCGGCATGGAAGTTGGCTCCTGCATTGGCAGCGGGTAACTGTATCGTCATGAAACCCGCGTCCGCAACCCCTATGTCGATTCTCCTCCTGATGGAAGCGATCCAGGATGTCCTTCCAAAAGGTGTCGTCAACATCATCAACGGTGCCGGCGGAAAAATCGGCAAATACATCTCAACCCATCCTGACGTCAAAAAAGTCGGCTTTACAGGTGAGACGACAACGGGTCAGCTGATCATGCAATACGCGACCGAAAATATCATCCCGACGACATTGGAACTGGGCGGTAAATCTCCGAACATCTTCTTTGAATCGATTATGGACGCCGACGATGAATTCTTCGACAAAGCGATCGAAGGGCTGATCCTCTTTGCCTTTAACTCCGGTGAAGTATGTACGTGTCCATCCCGTGCCCTCATCCAAGAGTCAATTTATGAGCCGTTTATGAAACGTGTTTTGGAGCGAATGAAAGCGATCAAACTCGGAAATCCTTTGGATGTCACCAACATGATGGGTGCACAATGCTCGCTCAATCAAAAAGAGAAAATTCTCGAATACATCAACATCGGGAAAGAAGAAGGGGCAGAGTGTCTCATCGGCGGAAATGTTTATGAGTCTGAAACCTATCCGAACGGATTTTACATCCAGCCGACCGTATTTAAAGGGCACAACAAAATGCGCATCTTCCAAGAAGAGATCTTCGGACCGGTTCTTGCCGTGACGACCTTCAAAGACGAAGAAGAAGCATTGGCAATCGCCAACGACACCATCTACGGATTGGGTTCAGGGGTATGGTCACGCGATGCCCATCAACTCCACAAAATCAGCCGAGGAATCGAAGCGGGCCGTGTCTGGGTAAACTGCTATCACATGTACCCTTCACACGCATCGTTCGGCGGATACAAAAAATCGGGTCTCGGCAGAGAAACACACATGATGATGCTCAACTCGTACCGTCACACGAAAAATATTTTGACGTCATACAACAAAAGCGCTATGGGATTTTTTTAA
- a CDS encoding DUF779 domain-containing protein, translating into MNIERLTLTPKAAEVIETLKKQNGALVFNQSGGCCDGTAPMCYEKSDFYVPSRNVKLGEICGCEFFIDKDQFEYFRHSQIIIDVKEEKSAFGNSFSLEIDLGYQFITRSRIFTDEEYAYIKEQETN; encoded by the coding sequence ATGAACATAGAACGATTAACCCTCACCCCAAAAGCTGCAGAAGTCATCGAAACACTCAAAAAACAAAACGGCGCATTAGTCTTTAACCAAAGCGGCGGGTGCTGCGACGGAACGGCTCCCATGTGTTATGAAAAAAGCGATTTTTATGTTCCCAGCAGAAATGTCAAACTCGGTGAGATATGCGGATGCGAGTTTTTCATCGATAAAGACCAGTTCGAATACTTCCGTCATTCTCAGATCATTATCGATGTCAAAGAAGAAAAAAGCGCGTTTGGAAACTCGTTTTCATTGGAGATCGATTTGGGGTATCAATTTATTACTCGATCTAGAATCTTTACGGATGAAGAGTATGCGTATATCAAAGAGCAAGAGACAAACTAA
- a CDS encoding 3-methyladenine DNA glycosylase yields MELQDSFELFSALERLKLLENSPPLWWPAYGTFEVVVGAILTQNTQWERVRISLDNLRNRELIDPAVLSQCHHEILMELIRPSGLFKAKATNLIRLSRAILEEFGDFETFSLSVDRDWLLSQKGIGPETADSILCYACARPAMVVDAYTARLLNAFGYEFESYDELQEWCEAGIRGYFDTVQLPAAFARFHGMIVEYVKGNSKGKAVNIERIGLNI; encoded by the coding sequence GTGGAATTGCAGGATTCTTTTGAACTTTTCAGTGCGCTAGAACGCCTCAAACTATTAGAGAACTCTCCGCCGCTGTGGTGGCCGGCATATGGAACCTTTGAGGTCGTCGTCGGTGCCATCCTCACCCAAAATACCCAATGGGAACGTGTCCGAATCTCTCTCGATAACCTTCGAAACCGAGAGCTGATAGATCCTGCCGTCCTCTCTCAATGCCATCATGAAATCCTCATGGAGCTTATCCGCCCGAGTGGTCTGTTCAAAGCCAAAGCCACCAATCTTATCCGTCTCTCCCGTGCCATACTCGAAGAGTTTGGCGATTTCGAGACCTTTTCCCTCTCGGTCGACCGCGACTGGCTCTTATCTCAAAAAGGGATCGGCCCCGAAACGGCAGACTCCATCCTCTGCTACGCCTGCGCCCGTCCGGCTATGGTCGTCGATGCCTATACCGCGCGGCTGCTCAATGCATTCGGATACGAGTTCGAGAGTTACGATGAGTTGCAGGAGTGGTGCGAAGCGGGAATCCGAGGTTATTTCGACACCGTTCAGCTCCCTGCCGCATTTGCGCGGTTTCATGGGATGATTGTGGAGTATGTGAAGGGGAATAGCAAAGGGAAAGCGGTGAATATTGAGCGGATTGGCTTGAATATTTAG
- a CDS encoding TIGR00282 family metallophosphoesterase: MKIAFIGDVVGRPGRVMIKEHLMRLRREHGIDFVIANYENASHGFGLTVKNAHELFESGIDVMTGGNHTWDKKDIVLLMETFPLLRPHNYPAGVPGSGCRIFEVAGEKLAVLNIMGHYGMPYVDNAFRCARDNVASLKEEGIDHIFLDFHAEATSEKRAMMMLLQGQVSGIIGTHTHVSSDDFQIAQGTAYLSDIGLSGCRDNVIGMDANVPLERFLTGVAGRFEVPEKCRKILQIAIMNLEEGKCTEAFKLKIFDDGRVLRTDAWLEE, from the coding sequence GTGAAAATAGCATTTATCGGAGATGTCGTAGGTCGGCCGGGACGGGTCATGATCAAAGAACATCTGATGAGACTGCGTCGAGAGCACGGGATCGATTTTGTCATCGCCAACTACGAAAACGCTTCGCACGGTTTCGGACTGACGGTCAAAAATGCCCATGAGCTGTTCGAGAGCGGAATCGACGTCATGACGGGCGGCAACCATACGTGGGACAAAAAAGACATCGTCCTTTTGATGGAGACGTTTCCTCTGTTACGCCCCCACAACTATCCTGCGGGTGTACCGGGGAGCGGATGCCGCATCTTTGAGGTGGCGGGGGAAAAACTCGCCGTCTTAAACATCATGGGGCACTACGGGATGCCGTATGTCGACAACGCCTTCCGATGTGCCCGCGACAACGTCGCGAGCCTTAAAGAAGAGGGGATCGATCATATCTTCCTCGATTTCCACGCCGAAGCGACGAGCGAAAAACGGGCGATGATGATGCTATTGCAAGGACAGGTGAGCGGTATTATCGGTACCCATACCCACGTCAGCAGCGATGATTTTCAGATTGCTCAGGGGACGGCATATCTCAGCGATATCGGCCTCAGCGGATGCCGTGACAACGTTATCGGAATGGATGCCAATGTTCCGCTTGAGCGATTTTTGACCGGTGTCGCAGGGCGGTTCGAAGTTCCCGAAAAATGCCGAAAAATCCTCCAAATCGCCATTATGAACCTCGAAGAGGGAAAATGCACCGAAGCGTTCAAACTCAAAATCTTCGATGACGGACGGGTGCTTCGCACCGATGCGTGGCTGGAGGAATAA
- a CDS encoding YgjP-like metallopeptidase domain-containing protein — protein sequence MHTLKYLAHYSQEIRTQVRHLIDAGSLGERLLLKYPDTHPYATDKSLYDYVVEIKNAHLRNSSPISKVLYDTKIRDLSSALGTHTFVSRVQGGKLKAKNEIRISHLFKKVPEPFLRMIVTHELAHLKEKEHNKAFYKLCTHIEPQYHQLEFEVRLYLTYLDHFGKLY from the coding sequence ATGCACACCCTTAAATACCTAGCCCATTACAGCCAAGAGATACGGACTCAGGTGCGTCATCTGATCGATGCCGGCAGTCTCGGAGAGCGTCTTTTGCTCAAATATCCCGACACCCATCCCTATGCAACCGATAAAAGTCTCTATGACTACGTAGTGGAGATCAAAAATGCCCATTTACGAAACAGTTCGCCTATCTCAAAAGTGCTCTACGACACCAAAATACGCGATCTAAGCTCCGCGCTGGGAACCCATACCTTCGTCTCACGGGTGCAGGGAGGAAAACTCAAAGCCAAAAACGAGATCCGGATTTCGCATCTCTTTAAAAAAGTCCCCGAACCGTTTCTTCGGATGATCGTCACCCACGAGCTCGCACATTTGAAAGAAAAAGAGCACAACAAAGCGTTTTACAAACTCTGCACCCATATCGAACCGCAGTACCATCAGCTCGAATTTGAAGTGCGTCTCTATCTAACGTATCTTGATCACTTTGGAAAACTCTATTAA
- the rlmC gene encoding 23S rRNA (uracil(747)-C(5))-methyltransferase RlmC produces MSFCSYYDTYQCRSCSWIDYHYAEQLKLKSEHLHTLLNPYNPVEWLKPATSQIKGFRNKAKMVATPTPEGVVLGLSEEVSLIECPLYDMSMQKVLHTVETWLRELGVKGYDVKKKKGELKYVLLTRSKSNGTMMLRFVLRSHGIIGRLENGLDDLLKRAPELKVVTANIQPVHMAILEGDEEIFFTEQRRLEERLNGIPLYIRPKSFFQTNPEVAEKLYRTASEWADESKPKILWDLFCGAGGFALHCAAPDRNIVGIEIEPEAIQCARDSAAQLEIQNIRFESLDAASFGASSGEKPDVIIVNPPRRGLGEQLCKWLMRVGTERILYSSCNAVSLAKDLEVLSGYGVNRVQLFDMFPHTAHYEVLVELIRE; encoded by the coding sequence ATGAGTTTTTGCAGTTACTATGATACCTACCAATGCCGCTCGTGCAGTTGGATTGATTACCATTATGCCGAACAGCTGAAGCTCAAGAGTGAGCATTTACATACACTTTTGAACCCCTATAACCCGGTCGAATGGCTAAAGCCTGCCACGTCACAGATCAAAGGATTTCGAAACAAAGCCAAGATGGTAGCGACTCCGACACCGGAGGGAGTCGTGCTCGGACTCTCCGAAGAGGTGAGTCTGATCGAATGTCCTTTGTACGATATGAGTATGCAGAAAGTATTGCATACGGTAGAAACGTGGCTTAGGGAGTTGGGAGTCAAAGGATATGATGTCAAAAAGAAAAAAGGGGAGCTGAAATACGTTCTCCTCACCCGAAGCAAATCCAACGGAACGATGATGCTCCGTTTCGTCCTCCGATCGCACGGGATTATCGGACGGCTGGAAAATGGTCTGGACGATTTACTCAAACGCGCTCCCGAGCTGAAAGTGGTTACAGCCAATATCCAACCTGTACATATGGCGATTTTGGAAGGGGATGAGGAGATTTTTTTTACCGAGCAACGCCGTCTCGAAGAGCGGCTAAACGGCATCCCCCTCTATATCCGTCCCAAAAGTTTTTTCCAAACCAATCCCGAAGTGGCCGAAAAACTGTACCGTACCGCGAGCGAGTGGGCGGATGAGAGCAAACCGAAAATCCTATGGGACCTGTTTTGCGGAGCAGGTGGGTTTGCGCTCCATTGTGCCGCACCGGATAGAAACATCGTAGGGATCGAGATCGAGCCTGAAGCGATCCAGTGCGCCCGCGATTCGGCGGCACAGCTGGAGATCCAAAACATCCGGTTCGAATCGCTCGATGCGGCGAGTTTCGGAGCGAGTTCAGGGGAAAAACCGGATGTTATCATCGTCAACCCTCCGCGCCGCGGGCTGGGTGAACAGTTGTGCAAATGGCTGATGCGCGTAGGGACGGAGCGGATACTTTATTCGAGCTGCAATGCGGTGAGTTTGGCCAAAGACCTTGAAGTCCTGAGCGGTTACGGCGTGAATCGGGTTCAGCTGTTTGATATGTTCCCTCATACGGCACATTACGAAGTTTTGGTGGAATTGATACGAGAATAA